A segment of the Paracoccus suum genome:
TCGCGAAGTGCAATACCTTCGGGGAGGCGGGGCTCTGACCGCCGACCCGGCCGCCGCCGCCTGCCGCTGAAAGACCGCCGCCCTTGCCCAATCATGCCGAGACCCGCCGCCTGCCCTGGAGCGCCGAGCAGATGTATGGCCTCGTGGCCGATGTCGAGCGCTACCCGGAGTTCCTGCCGTGGAACAGTGCTGCGCGCCTACGTGCGCGCGCGCCGGGGCCTGACGGTTCGGAGGTGATCGACGCTGATCTGGTCATCAGCTTCAAGGTGTTTCGGGAAAGGTTCGGCAGCCGGGTTACCCTATGGCCGCAGCAGCAGCGGATCGACACCGAATACCTCGATGGCCCGTTTCGCTACCTGCGATCTGGCTGGGCTTTCCGCGACCGCCCGGAGGGCGGTTGCGAAGTCGATTTCAACGTCGACTTCGAATTCCGCAACCCGATCCTGCAACGCGTGATCGGGGTGGTGTTCGGCGAGGCAATGGCCCGCATCGTGCGCGCCTTCGAGGACCGGGCCCGCAGCCTGTATGGGCCGGGTCAGGCCCAAGCGCGCATCTGAGAGAATTCGCCAACTCGAAGTTGGCTGCGGCCCCGAGACTGTCGCCGCGCCGGCGGGAAGCGCGATTGGAAGGCGGCCGTCCGCGGCGTACCCGGGAGCAGGGTTACCCGCAGATCACACTTGGAAGTTCGGGCGCGCCCCAAGGGGACGCACCCGACACAGATCTCAGCGCAGGATCGAGCGGCCGGCGTATTCCGCCGTGGCGCCCAGCATTTCCTCAATGCGGATCAGCTGGTTGTACTTCGCCAACCGGTCCGACCGAGCGAGGCTGCCGGTCTTGATCTGGCCGCAGTTGGTCGCGACCGCCAGGTCGGCAATGGTCGCGTCCTCGGTCTCGCCCGAACGGTGCGACATGACGCTGGAATAGCCGGCGCGGTCAGCCATGCGTACGGCGTCCAGCGTCTCGGTCAGGGTGCCGATCTGGTTGACCTTGACCAGCAGGGCGTTGGCGCAACCACGCTCGATCCCCTCGGCGAGGCGGGACGGGTTGGTCACGAACAGGTCGTCGCCGACCAGCTGGACCTGACGCCCCAGACGCTCGGTCAGCAGACGCCAGCCCTCCCAATCGTCCTCCGAGCAGCCATCCTCGATAGAGAAGATCGGATAGTCGCCGACGAGCGCCGCGAGGTAATCCACGTTCTCGGCCGGAGACAGGGTCTTGCCCTCACCCTCAAGGACATAGTTGCCGTTCTTGAAGTACTCGGTCGCCGCGCAGTCGAGCGCCAGCATGACGTCGTCGCCGGGACGATAACCTGCCTTTTCAATCGCCTGCAGGATGAAATCCAGCGCATCGCGGGTGGACGAGAGGTTCGGGGCGAAGCCGCCCTCGTCGCCCACGCCGGTGTTGTGGCCGGCCGCCATCAGGCCCTTCTTCAGGGTGTGGAAGATCTCGGAGCCCATGCGCACTGCGTCGGCAATCGTTTCCGCGCCTACCGGAACGACCATGAATTCCTGGATGTCGATCGGGTTTTCCGCGTGCTGGCCGCCGTTGATGATGTTCATCATCGGGACCGGCAGCAGCCGCGCCGAGGCGCCGCCCACATAGCGGTACAGCGGCTGCCCGGTCGCGTGGGCCGCGGCCTTGGCCACCGCCAGCGAAACGCCGAGGATCGCGTTGGCGCCAAAGCGAGCCTTGTTCTCGGTACCGTCCAGCTCGATCATCATGCGGTCGATCGCCACCTGCTCGGTCGCATCCTCGCCGATCAACGCCTCGCCCAGCTCGCCATTGACCGCAGCGACTGCCTCCAGCACACCCTTGCCGCCGTAGCGTGCCGGATCGCCGTCGCGCTTTTCGACCGCCTCATGGGCGCCGGTGGATGCGCCCGAGGGAACTGCGGCGCGGCCGGTCGTGCCGTCCTCCAGCGTGACGTCGACCTCGACGGTGGGATTGCCGCGCGAATCCAGAATCTCGCGGGCGAAGATGTCGATGATGGCGGTCATGTCGTGCATGGGGGCGTCCTCGCTGTGGGTTGCCGCGGGTGTAACGGCCCGGGCCCGTCGCGAAAAGGCTGTTATCGCTAGAGGTCCAGATCGACCCAGACCGGCAGGTGGTCCGAGGCGATCCGCGCCACCGTTCCGTCCTCGACCCCGCAGCCGATCACCTCGGCCTCGCCGCTGATGGCAAAGCGGTCAAAGCGCAGTTGTGGGCGCAGTGCCGGCCAACTGGGGCCGGGGGCGATGACGCGAAAGCCGGACAGTGCCTCAAGGCCGCGATCATCATGCCATTCGTTGAAATCGCCGGTCAGAACCGAGATGCCGCCGCCGAAAGCCCGCGCGCGGGACGCGAGGCGTGCCAGCTGCATCCGCCGCGCGCCACGGGTCAGGCCCAGGTGGACAGCAAAGATGTTCAGATGCGGCAGCATCGCCGCAACCGCGCCCCGCGGCTCCAGCCCCGGCAAGGGCAGCCGGCGAATCCGCGCCACCCGCGCCAGGTCGGGGCGCATCAGGATGGTCTGGCCATGCCAGCCGAGGCTGCTTTCGCTGGTGCCGGTCAAGTCGATGGGTACAAGGCCTGTCTCGGCCTCGACGAGGCGGCGCGGCAGGGCCTCGGGGCGCAGACCATAGCGGAAATCGACCTCTTGCAGGGCGATGACATCGGGCGCAACGGCGCGGATCGCGGCGAGGTTGCGCAGCGGATCGTGCGGGCCGGTCATGCCCCTGCACTTGTGCAGGTTATAGGTTGCCAGTCGCAGCCGCATCAGGTCCCGCAATATGTCGCGCGCACGCGCTCGGCCGGGGCGGGGGCGGCGGCGAAGTCATCCCATTCGGGGCGATCCTCGCGCGGGCGGGTAACGGCGGCGTAAAGGTCGTGGAACGGCGCCAGATTGCCCTCGCGCGCGGCGGCGATGGCGGCTTCGATGCGGTGGTTGCGCGGGATGCGGCGCGGGTTGGCGCGGGCCATCAGCGCGAGATCCGGCGCCGGTACTCGCGCGCGCCAGTCCGCGGCGAAGGCGTCGAACCGGCTCGGGTCCGCGAACTCGGACCGGGCAGTGCCGTCCGCCAGCCCGGCGAAGGTGCGGGTGAAGTCGGCCCCGGCCTCGGCCATGATGACGAGCAGCCGCTCGGCCGAGGCGCGATCCGCCTCGACCGGCGTGGCGATACCCAGTTTTGCGGCAAAGCGGGCTAGCCATTCGGCCTCGTAGACGGCCGGAAAGCTGTGGACGGCGCGGGTCGCCGCCTCGATCGCGGCATCCTGATCGCCCATCAGCGGGATGAGGCATGTCGCGAACTGCGCCAAGTTCCAGACCGCGATCTGCGGCTGGTTGATCCAGGCATAGCGGCCGTTGCGGTCGATGGACGAGAACACCGTCTCGGGGTGGAAGGCGTCCATGAAGGCGCAGGGGCCGTAATCTATGGTCTCGCCAGAGATCGCCATGTTGTCGGTGTTCATCACGCCATGGATGAACCCTAGGGCCATCCAATGCGTGATGGTGCGCGCCTGCGCCGCGATCACGGCGTTCAGCAGGCCGAGGGGGCCGTCCGCATCGGGATAGTGCCGCGCGATGACGTGATCGGTCAGGGCCCGCAGCGCCTCGGTATCGCCGCGCACGGCAAAGAACTGGTAGGTGCCGACGCGAATATGGCTCGCGGCGATGCGGGTCAGGATGGCGCCGGGCAGGGGCGTCTCGCGGTAGATCGTCTCGCCGGTGGCAACGGCGGCGAGCCCGCGCGTGGTCGGAACGTCCATGGCGGCCATGAATTCGGACACTAGGTATTCGCGCAGGACCGGGCCGAGCCACGCCTTTCCATCGCCCATGCGCGAGAAGGGCGTACGGCCCGAGCCCTTCAGCTGGACGTCAAAGCGCGCGCCATCGGGTGCCACCACCTCGCCCAGCAGCATTGCGCGCCCGTCGCCAAGTTGCGGGACAAAGCCGCCGAACTGGTGCCCGGCATAGGCCTGCGCCAGCGGCGCCGCACCCGGTGGCATGGCGTTCCCGGACAGCATCGCCAGTCCCTCGGGACCGGCCAGCCAGTCCACGTCGAGGCCCAGACGCTCGGCGAGAGGGCGGTTCAGCGCGATGAGCTCGGGCGCGGGGACGGTGTCGGGGGTGCCCCTCGCGAACATCCGCCCCGGCAGGCGGGCATAGCTGTTGTCAAAGCGGATCATGGCATCCTTGTCCCGCAGGCGGTCCTTCACATCTAGGGACGCCGGTCGGGATGCAAAAGCCCCGCGGGCGCGCCGTCCGCCACCCGCCGCGGCCGCAGCGGGCTGCGACAGGGCGGGCGCGGGGGATGCGGCGTCAGCCGGCGAGGCGGGCCCGTTCGGCCGCGCGGGCGGCGACGCGGGTGCGGATCGAATCCACATCCGCGACCGGCGTCGCTGCGAACAGCTTTTGCGTGTAAGGATGCTGCGGCGCAGAAAAGATCGCGTCGCGGCTGGCGTCCTCGACCACCTCGCCCTTCCACAGCACCATCACTTGGTCGGCCAGGTAGCGGACCACGGACAGGTCGTGGCTGATGAAGACATAGGTCAGGTTGAACTCGTCCTGCAGGTCCTTGAGCAGGTTCAACACCTGCGCCTGCACCGACAGGTCGAGCGCGCTGACCGGCTCGTCCAGCACCAGCAGGGCCGGGTTCAACATCAGCGCTCGCGCGATGGCGATCCGCTGGCGCTGCCCGCCCGAGAACATGTGCGGAAAGCGGTTGTAGTGCTCGGCCTTCAGCCCGACGCGTTCGAGCATAGCCATGGCGCGGCGGCGACGCTCGGCCTCCGGCACGCCACCCTGCAGGCGCAGCGGCTCTGTCAGGACCTGGCCGACCTTCTGGCGCGGGTTGAGGCTGCCATAGGGATTCTGGAACACGATCTGCACGGCCGAGCGCATCTTGCGGGTGATGCTGCCGTGATTGATGTCGACCGGCTGGCCCTCGATAAGCAACTGCCCCTCGGTCGCAGGATCGATAAGGGTGATGATCCGCGCCAGGGTGGACTTGCCGCAGCCGCTCTCGCCGACGACGGCGAGGGTCTTGCCGCGCTCGACCTTGAAGTCGATGCCCTTCAGGGCGCGGACGGCTTTTTTCTGACCGAACAAGCTGCCGCCGGTGACGTAGTCACGCACCAGTCCGCGGCCTTCGACGACGATATCGCTCATGACTGGCCCTCCGCGGCCATCAACTCGTCCACGGTCGGCAGCCGCTCGCCAGTGGCGTTCTCGGGCAGGGCGGCCAGCAGGGCGCGGGTGTAGGCAGTGCCGGGATGCTCGAACAGGGTCAGAACGTCGGCTTCCTCCATCTTGCGGCCGCGATACTGCACGACCACGCGGTCGGCCGTCTCGGCCACCACACCCATGTCGTGGGTGATCAGGATCAGCGCCATGCCGCGCTCGGCCTGCAGTGCCATCAGCAGGTCCAGGATCTGCTTTTGGATGGTCACGTCCAGCGCCGTGGTCGGCTCGTCCGCAATCAGCAGACGCGGCTCGCACGCGATGGCCATGGCGATCATGACCCGCTGGCACTGGCCGCCCGACATCTGGTGAGGATAGCTGCCAAGGCGCGTTTCCGGCTCGGGGATGCCGACCTGGGTCAGCAGCTCGACCGCGCGCGCCCGCGCGGCCCGACCCTTCAGGCCGAGGTGCTGGCGCAGCACCTCCTCGATCTGAAAGCCGACGGTAAAGCTGGGATTCAGCGAGGCCATCGGCTCCTGAAAGATCATGGCGATGTCGCGGCCGATGATGGCGCGGCGCTCGGCCGCGGTCATGGTCATCAGATCGCGCCCGTCAAAGGTCATACGGTCGGCGGTGACCGTGGCCGAATCCGGCAACAGACCCATCACCCCCAGCATCGAGACCGACTTGCCCGACCCGCTCTCGCCCACGATGGCGAGGACTTCGCGGGAATCGACCGACACGTCGATGCCATCGACCGCAAGGAACGGGCCCGCGGCGGTGTCGAAGGCAACCCGCAGGTTGCGAATATCCAGCAGCGCCATGGCGTCAGCTCCGCTTCAGTTTGGGATCGAGCGCGTCGCGTAGCCCGTCGCCCATCAGGTTGATCGCCAGCACGGTGATCAGGATGGCGAGGCCGGGCAGGGTGACCACCCACCAGGCGCGCAGGATGAACTCGCGCGCTTCGGCCAGCATGGTGCCCCATTCGGGTGTGGGCGGCTGTGCGCCCATGCCCAGAAAGCCCAGTGCCGCCGCATCAAGGATCGCGCTGGAGAAGCTGAGCGTGGCCTGCACGATCAGCGGCGCGAGGCAGTTCGGCAGGATGGTGCGGAACATCAGCCACAGGGGACCCGCGCCGGCGACGCGGGCGGCGGTGACATATTCGCGGTTCTTCTCGGCCAGCACCGCGGCCCGGGTCAGGCGCGCAAAGTGTGGTTGCAGCACCAGGGCGATGGCGATCATCGCGTTGGTCAGGCCCGGTCCCAGGACCGCGACCAGCACCAGGGCCAGCAACAGCGAGGGGAAGGCCAGGATGATGTCCATCACCCGCATGGCGACGGCATCGACCCAGCCGCCGAAATAGCCGGCCAGAAGGCCGATGATGACCCCGCCCAGCAGGGCCACGCTGACAACGACGACGCCGATGAACAGCGAGTAGCGGGCCCCGAACAACAGGCGGGACAACATGTCCCGGCCGACGGCGTCGGTGCCCAGCAGGAAGTCTGCGCGTCCGCCCTCGGTCCAGGCGGGCGGCAGCAGGATGGCGTCGCGGTACTGCAGCGTCGGGCTGTGCGGCGCGATCATCGGGGCCAGGATGGCCAGCACGACCAGCAGGGCAAAGACGACCAAGCCCAGCACGGCGCCGCGGTTGGTGGCGAAATAGTACCAGAACTCGCGCAGGCTGTGGCGCCAGCCACCGCCGCCGGGAAGGTCGGCTACGATATCGACGGAATCGGTCATGGCGGTCCCCCTTTCAGCGGTGCCGGATGCGCGGATTGATCAGTCCGTAGAGCAGATCGACCAGCAGGTTGACGACCATGATGATGACCGCAATCAACAGAAGCCCGCCCTGGACCACCGGATAGTCGCGACGGCTGATGGATTCGACCATCCACTTGCCGATGCCGGGCCAGCTGAAAATGGTCTCGGTCAGGATCGCGCCGGCCATCAACACGCCGACCTGCAGGCCGATGGTGGTGACGACCGGGATCAGCGCATTGCGCAAGGCGTGCAGGCCAACCACGCGGCGGGGCGGCAGGCCCTTGGCGCGGGCGGTGCGCACGTAGTCCTCGCCCAGAACCTCCAGCATGGCGCTGCGGGTCTGGCGGGCGATGACCGCGAGCGGAATGGTCGCCAGCACGATAGTCGGCAGGATCAGGTGCGAGGCGGCCGAGGTGAAGGCCCCTTTCTGCCCCGACAACAGGCTGTCGATCAGCATGAAGCCGGTGACGGGCGGGAAGAAGTACATCAGCGAGATGCGCCCCGACACCGGCGTCCAGCCGAGCGTGCCTGAGAACAGGATGATCAGCAGCAGGCCCCACCAGAAGATCGGCATCGAATAGCCGACCAGTGCGGTGCCCATGGTGACCTGGTCGAACCAGCTGCCGCGCTTGATCGCGGCCAGAACGCCGGCAGGAACGCCGATCACGGTCGCGAGGATGATGGCACAGACCGCAAGCTCGATGGTCGCCGGGAACAGGGCCAGGAATTCTGTGAGCACCGGCTTCTTGGTAACCAGCGAGACGCCAAGATTGCCGTGCAGCAACTGCCAGACGTAGTCGAAATATTGCGTCGGCAGCGAGCGGTCAAAGCCGAGTTGCTCGCGAACGGCGGCGTAGCGTTCGGGCGACATGCCGCGCTCGCCCGCCATCAGCAGGACCGGATCACCCGGCAGCACCCGGACAAAGCCAAAGGCGACGATTGTAATGCCGATCAAGGTCGGCACGAGATAGGCGATACGCCCGAGGATGAAACGGATCATGCGGCCATCATGGGTGGAGGAAAAGCGCGGGCCGCGCCGGGGTTTGACCCCCGAGGCGCGGCCCGCCAAGGATCATCTGATCATTCGGCGATGTCGACGGTGTCGAACGCGTGGCTGCCCAGCGGGCTCATGATGTAGCCCGAAACCTTCTTGGACATCGGCAGCACCACGGTCGAGTGGGCCAGCGTATCCCAGGGCGCCTGATCCTTGAAGATCACCTGCGCCTGTTCATACAGCTTGGTGCGCTCGGCTGTGTCCGAGGTCTGCTTGGCTTTTTCCAGCAGGTCGCTGAATTCCTGGTTGCACCAGAAGGCGCGGTTCGCACCGCCCTCCTTGGCGCCGGCGCAGGACAGCAGCACCGACAGGAAGTTGTCCGGATCGCCGTTGTCGCCGGTCCAGCCGAGGATCACGGCGCCGTCGCGGCCGGGCTCCATCGATTTCTTGAGGTATTCGCCCCATTCGTAACTGACGATCTCGACCTTGACGCCGACCTTGCTCAGGTCCTCCTGCATCATCTCGGCGACGCGGCGGGCGTTGGGCATGTAGGGGCGCTGCACCGGCATCGCCCAGATCTTCATCGACAGGTCCTTGACGCCGGCTGCTTCAAGCGCGGCCTTTGCGGCCTCGGGGTCGTATTTGTCGTCCTCGATTGCGTTGTTGTAGGACCACATGGTCGGCGGGATCGGGTTCTTGGCGACCTCGCCCATGCCCTGGAACACCGCGTCGACGATGGCCTGCTTGTTCATCGCCATGTTGAGGGCCTTGCGGACCTCGGGTTTGTCGAAGGGCGGGGTCTCGGTGTTGTAGGCGAGATAGGCGACGTTCAGACCGGGCTGCTCCATCACCGTCAGGTTCGGATCGGCCTTCAGCGCGGCGATGTCCGCCGGTGCCGGGAACGGCATGATGTGGCACTCGCCCGCCTGCAGCTTTTGCAGGCGCACGGCGGCATCGGTGGTGATCGCAAAGACCAGATCATCGACCTTGGCCGGCGTGCCCCAGTACTCCGGGTTCTTCTGGTACCGGATCACGGCGTCCTTCTGGTAGGCCACGAACTTGAACGGGCCCGTGCCGACCGGCGCGCTGTTGAGGTTTTCCTTGGTCCCCGCCTTGTCGAGGCTGTCGGCGTATTCCTTGGACTGGATCGAGGCGAAGTCCATGGCGAGGTTCGCGAGGAACGGCGCCTCGGGATGGTTCAGCGTGAACTTGACCGTCATGTCGTCGACCTTCTCGATCGACTTGATGAGCGAGGCCATTTCCATCGAGTTGTAATATTCGAAGGTCAGTCCGGGGATGTACTGGTTCCACGGGTTCTTCGCATCGCCCTGGCGCTCGAACGAGAAGACGACGTCGTCCGCCGTCAACTCGCGCGTGGGGGTGAAGTAGTCCGTGGTGTGAAATTTGACACCGGGACGCAGCTTGAAGGTGTAGGTCAGGCCGTCCTCGGAGACTTCCCAGCTTTCGGCGAGGGCGGCTTCGACCTCGGTCGTGCCCTTCTTGAACTCGACCAGGCGGTTGAAGATGGGGCGCGAGGTGGCATCAAAGGTGGTGCCGGCGGTGTAGGCGGCCGGGTCGAACCCTTCCGGCGAGCCTTCCGAGCAATAGATGAGGGTCTTGGCGGCGGCCGATCCGGCAAAGGCGGTGGCTGCGGCGATGGCGAGCAGCGACGTGGCAGCGAAGTTCGCGAGTTTCATATGTTCCTCCCAGAGCGACGGGCGCACCGGCCACCTTGCTCGATGGCCTGATGACGAGTTGGTGAGCAGCACTATCGTCATGACAGGCTACAGTACAACCGTCTAGACGGCTGGCGGGCATAGCGCCGTCGCGGCAGGCTGATTTGAGTGAACGGGGCATGAACGCCGGGCATTTCGCTCGTGAATCATGCACGGAAGTCGGCGGTCCGAGTCGTCGCTGAACCGCGTTTGGCACGCCCCCGCCCTGTAATCGTTTACATCACGCGACCGCGCGGGTGCGTGCGCGCGCAAGCGTAATGGCTTTATCGAGGCCCGCTTCTGCCCCCTCAGCGGCCCGCATAGACGGCCGCCCAGAAGCTGGTCTTGCCGTCCGCACCAATTGCCCGCCCGAGGGCGAAGTCGCGCACATCGGGGCGCATGATGTTGGCCATGTGCCCGCCCGATCGTGACCATTCGGCCAGCACCTGCGGCAAGGTGAACCGGCCGGCGGCGATGTTCTCGGCTGCGACCCGCGAATTGTAGCCGTTGGCGCGCAGCCTTGCGCCGGGCCCGGAACTGCGACCGCCCCGGTGGGTCATGGTGCCACGCCGCGCCATCTCGCAGGCATGGGCGTCGGCGATGGCCTGCACCTGCGGCTGCGGGCGTAGCGGTGCAAGGCCGCGCGACGTGCGCACCGCGTTGGTCGCCTGCAGCGCCATCGCCGCCTCGCTGGGTGACAGTGGCGCGCAATGGGCGCTGCCTTGGGTCAACAGCATGATGTCGCCATGCCCGTCGGTCTGGACATAGCGGCCCGGCAGGTTTGCCACCGCGGCGGTGCGGGTGGCAGCCGTGGGCCCGTCGGTGCAGGCGGCGAGCGTTGGCAGCAGCAGAAAGGAAAGGCGAGCAAGGTGCATGGGGGTCGGCCCTTGGCGAGTAGGGACCACCGACGAGACGGGAGTTCAAAGCGCTGCACAACCGACAGATGTATAGCCTATGTGAAAGCGGCTGCTTTGCGCCGGGGAGGGGGCGGTAAAACGGCAAAAGCGCGCAGCGTGAAAACTTGGTGTCAAAATTGTCAACAATCCAGTTGACAACATTCGGGTGCGGAGTCGATGGTTCCTCTAACGCGGCAAGGGGGAACATGATGCGCGCGACGGCGATTGCTTTGGCACTGGGACTTACGGCACTGCCGGTCGCGGCCTCGGCCGAAAACGTGCTGCGCTGGGGGAGCGCGCGCGACATCTTTTCGCTCGATCCCTATAGCTATGGCTCGACCTCGAACCTGGCGTTCCTGAACCATATCTACGAAGGCCTCGTGCGCTACACGCCCGAATTCGAGGTGGTCCCGGCGCTAGCCGAAAGCTGGGAGTTCGTGGCGCCCGACACCTGGCGGTTCAAGCTGCGGCCGGGGGTCAAGTTTCAGGACGGCGCCGATTTCAGCGCCGATGACGTGATCGCCTCGATGGCGCGGGTCAGCGATCCGGCCTCGCCGCTGCGCGGGAACATCCCGACCTATGTCTCGGCGAGCAAGATCGATGATCTGACCGTCGATCTGAAGGTCACCTCGGCCAATCCGCTGTTCCTGAACGACATGACGAACATCTTCATGTTCGACGCCGGCTGGCTGACCGCCAACAACGCGACCGCGCCGACCGACGTCGGTGCCAAGGTCGAGGGTTACGCCACCCACAACACCAACGGCACCGGCCCTTTCAAGCTGGAAAGCCGGGTGCCGGACAGCAAGACCATTCTGGTCAAGAACGAGGGCTGGTGGGACAAGCCGCTCCATAACCTCGACCGGATCGAGTTCACGCCGATCACCTCGGCCGCGACCCGCGTTGCCGCCTTGCTGTCGGGCGAGATCGACCTGACCGACGGCGCGCCGCTGCAGGATCTTGACCGGCTGCGCAACACCACGCCTGTCAAGGTGATCGAGGGCGCCGATCTGCGCACCGTGAACATCGCCTTCAATCGCAAGGAAAAGCTGGCGGACGGCCGCGACAATCCGTTCAACGACCTGCGCATGCGGCGGGCCATGGACATGGCCATCGACCGCGAACTGATCAACAAGCGGATCATGCGCGGCATGGCCCATGTCGCCGGCACGCTGGTTGCGCCGACCATCCCTGGCTACGACGCGGCGCTCGACACACCAACCGCATATGACCCCGACGGCGCCAAGAAGCTGCTGGACGAGGCCGGGTTGGCGGGCACCCCATTCACCTTCGTCTGTGCGAACGATGAATACGTGAATGCCGAGGATGCGTGCCAGGCGATTGTGTCCATGCTGACCAAGGTCGGGCTCAAGCCGACGCTGGATCTGGGTCCGCGCGCGGTGCAGACGCCCAAGCGCTCGTCCGGGAATGCCGACATGTTCCTGATCGGCTGGGCGAACGA
Coding sequences within it:
- a CDS encoding ABC transporter substrate-binding protein — encoded protein: MMRATAIALALGLTALPVAASAENVLRWGSARDIFSLDPYSYGSTSNLAFLNHIYEGLVRYTPEFEVVPALAESWEFVAPDTWRFKLRPGVKFQDGADFSADDVIASMARVSDPASPLRGNIPTYVSASKIDDLTVDLKVTSANPLFLNDMTNIFMFDAGWLTANNATAPTDVGAKVEGYATHNTNGTGPFKLESRVPDSKTILVKNEGWWDKPLHNLDRIEFTPITSAATRVAALLSGEIDLTDGAPLQDLDRLRNTTPVKVIEGADLRTVNIAFNRKEKLADGRDNPFNDLRMRRAMDMAIDRELINKRIMRGMAHVAGTLVAPTIPGYDAALDTPTAYDPDGAKKLLDEAGLAGTPFTFVCANDEYVNAEDACQAIVSMLTKVGLKPTLDLGPRAVQTPKRSSGNADMFLIGWANEPTLDTYSMLAQVLSTREGASGVANDGGWSYPELDAMTKEASVTMDRDARLALETKALKYAKDELIMLPLWQQPMAWATTDKVADVVVRPDNKPRHWLTRMAD